A single genomic interval of Microbacterium hydrocarbonoxydans harbors:
- a CDS encoding cytochrome ubiquinol oxidase subunit I, which translates to MEWLDPLVLSRWQFGLTTVYHYLFVPLTIGMALVAAIFQTAWVRTGKVQYLHLTRFFGKIFLINFAMGVVTGIVQEFQFGMNWSDYSRFVGDVFGAPLAFEGLLAFFFEATFIGLWIFGWDKLPQKLHLATIWCVSIGSILSAYFIIAANAFMQNPVGYEYNPVTNRAELVDFWALLTNPVALAAFPHTIFGALMFAAGVVISVSAWHLARGQHFDTMRISLKFGLWAMIFSTAGVVLTGDQLGLAMYAAQPMKMAAAEATFNTVCGPDASFSLFTLGTPDGSSELFSIRVPYLLSLLSTHTFDACVHGINDLNAEYASTFADTGLTEFAPILWVTYWAFRWMIGLGMAAALVAVVGLWVTRKSAKNPPAPWMWKLAIWSFPLALVANIMGWVFTEMGRQPWIVFGLMTTQDGVSPGVSGVEVLISLIAFTAIYAALAVVEIRLIIRAAQKGPDTEEQPHEETAQLPSVVY; encoded by the coding sequence ATGGAATGGCTCGACCCGCTGGTCCTGTCGCGATGGCAGTTCGGTCTCACGACCGTCTATCACTACCTCTTCGTGCCTCTGACGATCGGCATGGCGCTGGTCGCGGCGATCTTCCAGACCGCATGGGTGCGCACCGGCAAGGTGCAGTACCTCCACCTCACCCGGTTCTTCGGCAAGATCTTCCTGATCAACTTCGCCATGGGCGTCGTCACCGGCATCGTGCAGGAGTTCCAGTTCGGGATGAACTGGTCGGACTACTCGCGCTTCGTCGGCGATGTGTTCGGAGCCCCGCTCGCCTTCGAAGGGCTGCTGGCGTTCTTCTTCGAGGCGACGTTCATCGGTCTCTGGATCTTCGGCTGGGACAAACTCCCGCAGAAGCTGCATCTCGCCACGATCTGGTGCGTCTCGATCGGCAGCATCCTGTCGGCGTACTTCATCATCGCGGCGAACGCCTTCATGCAGAATCCGGTCGGCTACGAGTACAACCCCGTCACGAACCGGGCCGAGCTGGTCGACTTCTGGGCGCTGCTGACGAACCCGGTGGCGCTCGCCGCGTTCCCGCACACCATCTTCGGCGCGCTGATGTTCGCCGCCGGTGTCGTCATCTCGGTCTCGGCCTGGCACCTGGCACGCGGACAGCATTTCGACACGATGCGCATCTCGCTCAAGTTCGGACTCTGGGCGATGATCTTCTCCACCGCCGGCGTCGTGCTCACCGGTGACCAGCTGGGCCTGGCGATGTACGCCGCACAGCCCATGAAGATGGCGGCCGCAGAGGCGACCTTCAACACCGTCTGCGGGCCGGATGCCTCCTTCAGCCTCTTCACGCTCGGCACCCCCGACGGCAGCTCCGAGCTGTTCTCGATCCGCGTGCCGTACCTCCTGTCGCTGTTGTCGACGCACACGTTCGACGCCTGCGTGCACGGCATCAATGACCTCAACGCCGAGTACGCGTCGACCTTCGCCGACACCGGCCTGACCGAGTTCGCCCCGATCCTCTGGGTCACGTACTGGGCGTTCCGCTGGATGATCGGCCTCGGCATGGCCGCCGCCCTCGTCGCTGTCGTCGGCCTCTGGGTCACCCGCAAGAGCGCCAAGAACCCGCCGGCGCCGTGGATGTGGAAGCTCGCGATCTGGTCGTTCCCGCTCGCGCTCGTCGCCAACATCATGGGCTGGGTCTTCACCGAGATGGGCAGGCAGCCCTGGATCGTCTTCGGCCTGATGACCACGCAGGACGGTGTCTCGCCGGGAGTCAGCGGGGTCGAGGTGCTCATCTCGCTGATCGCCTTCACCGCGATCTACGCCGCACTAGCGGTGGTCGAGATCCGCCTCATCATCCGCGCGGCCCAGAAGGGTCCTGACACCGAAGAACAGCCCCACGAGGAGACGGCCCAGCTGCCGTCCGTCGTGTACTGA
- the cydB gene encoding cytochrome d ubiquinol oxidase subunit II produces MEYMWFWIVAFLFVGYFVLDGFDFGVGMSLPFLGKNDVSRRQVINTIGPIWDLNETWVIVAGACLFASFPEWYATLFSGFYLPLLLILLALILRGVSFEYRHQREGAQWKRGFDRMIVIGSAVPALLWGVAFGNIVQGVAIDENHIYVGGFFALLNPYSLLVGITTLLLFFLHGVLFVSLKTDGQVHTDARRLVKLAAGPTVLAAAGTVLWTIGIAWDRESPLTLMVIGCGLVAALALIASVLFSLRGRDGRAFTAGAVTVASAVVMLFAALFPYVMPSTIDPAFSLTIENASSTPYTLTIMSWTALIALPLVLAYQTWTYWIFRKRVTRTSIEGAPAHA; encoded by the coding sequence ATGGAATACATGTGGTTCTGGATCGTCGCCTTCCTCTTCGTCGGCTACTTCGTGCTCGACGGGTTCGACTTCGGCGTGGGCATGTCGCTGCCGTTCCTCGGCAAGAACGACGTCTCGCGTCGGCAGGTCATCAACACGATCGGCCCCATCTGGGATCTCAACGAGACCTGGGTCATCGTCGCCGGCGCCTGCCTGTTCGCGTCGTTCCCCGAGTGGTACGCGACGCTGTTCAGCGGGTTCTACCTGCCGCTGCTGCTGATCCTGCTCGCGCTGATCCTGCGAGGGGTGTCGTTCGAGTACCGGCACCAGCGTGAGGGAGCGCAGTGGAAGCGAGGCTTCGACCGGATGATCGTGATCGGCTCGGCCGTGCCGGCACTGCTGTGGGGTGTCGCGTTCGGCAACATCGTGCAGGGTGTCGCCATCGACGAGAACCACATCTATGTGGGCGGATTCTTCGCGCTGCTGAACCCGTACTCGCTGCTCGTCGGCATCACGACGCTGCTGCTCTTCTTCCTGCACGGCGTGCTGTTCGTCTCGCTCAAGACCGACGGGCAGGTGCACACGGACGCTCGTCGCCTGGTCAAGCTCGCCGCCGGACCGACGGTGCTCGCCGCCGCGGGCACCGTGCTCTGGACCATCGGCATCGCCTGGGATCGCGAGTCTCCGCTGACGCTCATGGTCATCGGATGCGGGCTTGTCGCCGCCCTCGCCCTGATCGCGTCGGTGCTCTTCTCGCTGCGCGGTCGCGACGGGCGGGCCTTCACGGCGGGCGCCGTCACCGTGGCATCCGCCGTCGTGATGCTGTTCGCGGCGCTGTTCCCGTACGTGATGCCGTCGACGATCGACCCGGCCTTCAGCCTCACGATCGAGAACGCCTCGAGCACGCCGTATACGCTGACGATCATGAGCTGGACCGCGCTGATCGCCCTTCCGCTGGTGCTCGCGTACCAGACGTGGACGTACTGGATCTTCCGCAAGCGCGTCACCCGCACGTCGATCGAGGGGGCTCCGGCGCACGCGTGA
- the cydD gene encoding thiol reductant ABC exporter subunit CydD — protein sequence MKPVDIRLLRYASAARGFLLLSGAIGVVQTAVTIAFAWMLTDAVTGALAGRDVAASLFWLLGLAALRGVLIAASDAAGTRAAAKTGMQLRAALIAAVGRLGPGWLAQRNQAGLAVTAGHGLEALDAYFARYIPQLVLTVIATPVLLAVMWWQDWPSGLTALITLPLIPLFLILIGIATRTVQRTQWQTLQRLAARFADTVQGLSTLRLFGRERRAAAQIEHTADEYRRETMKVLRFSFLSGFAMELLASLAVALIAVAVGFRLLSGDLSLEVGLFVLLLAPETFLPIRQVGVQFHAAAEGVAATEDVFEVLDAAEARAEARAGARVGARAEAVHDSARDVGARVSGGLTAGQRDSHAELRTASARDLAVADLRVRDLPPVSFTATPGTITLIEGPSGAGKSSLLGALRGAVEFEGAATVGGVDVRALAPSEWLAWSGQRPQLSRGTIAANVALGDDDPDAGRIRRALDDACASDLDPGLELGVQGSGLSGGQAQRVAVARALYRHSARPDVVLALDEPSSALDPDTEERLWQSLRARADAGATILLVSHRRSARAIADRVVELGVIA from the coding sequence ATGAAGCCCGTCGACATCCGGCTGCTGCGCTACGCGAGCGCGGCGCGAGGATTCCTGCTGCTCTCCGGCGCGATCGGGGTCGTGCAGACCGCCGTGACGATCGCGTTCGCCTGGATGCTGACGGATGCCGTCACCGGCGCGCTCGCGGGGCGCGATGTCGCGGCATCCCTGTTCTGGCTGCTCGGACTCGCTGCCCTGCGGGGTGTGCTGATCGCGGCCTCGGATGCCGCCGGAACCCGCGCCGCCGCCAAGACCGGGATGCAGCTGCGGGCCGCGCTGATCGCCGCCGTCGGTCGACTCGGACCAGGCTGGCTCGCGCAGCGCAATCAGGCTGGACTCGCCGTCACCGCCGGGCACGGGCTCGAGGCTCTCGACGCGTACTTCGCCCGGTACATCCCGCAGCTCGTGCTCACGGTCATCGCGACGCCGGTGCTGCTCGCGGTCATGTGGTGGCAGGACTGGCCGAGTGGACTGACGGCGCTCATCACGCTGCCGCTGATCCCGCTCTTCCTGATCCTCATCGGCATCGCGACCCGGACGGTGCAGCGCACGCAGTGGCAGACTCTGCAGCGGTTGGCGGCACGGTTCGCCGACACCGTGCAGGGGCTCTCGACGCTGCGCCTGTTCGGGCGCGAGCGCCGGGCCGCCGCGCAGATCGAGCACACGGCGGACGAGTACCGCCGCGAGACGATGAAGGTGCTGCGGTTCTCGTTCCTGTCGGGGTTCGCGATGGAGCTGTTGGCCTCACTTGCCGTGGCGCTGATCGCCGTGGCGGTCGGATTCCGGCTGCTGTCTGGCGACCTCTCGCTCGAGGTCGGGCTGTTCGTGCTGCTGCTCGCGCCCGAGACGTTCCTGCCGATCCGGCAGGTCGGCGTGCAGTTCCATGCCGCCGCGGAGGGGGTCGCGGCGACCGAGGACGTGTTCGAGGTGCTCGATGCGGCGGAGGCTCGGGCGGAGGCTCGGGCGGGGGCTCGGGTGGGGGCTCGGGCGGAGGCTGTTCACGATTCAGCACGAGATGTCGGAGCGCGGGTATCAGGTGGGCTGACAGCCGGTCAGCGTGATTCTCATGCTGAGTTGCGAACGGCCAGCGCGCGAGACCTGGCTGTCGCCGACCTGCGGGTGCGTGATCTGCCGCCCGTCTCGTTCACCGCGACGCCCGGAACCATCACCCTGATCGAGGGCCCGAGCGGTGCGGGCAAGTCGAGTCTGCTCGGGGCTCTGCGCGGGGCGGTCGAGTTCGAGGGCGCGGCGACGGTCGGCGGCGTCGATGTGCGGGCTCTCGCTCCCTCCGAGTGGCTGGCCTGGAGTGGGCAGCGGCCGCAGCTGAGCCGCGGCACGATCGCGGCCAACGTCGCGCTCGGCGACGACGACCCCGATGCCGGCCGCATCCGTCGTGCCCTCGATGACGCGTGCGCGTCCGACCTCGATCCAGGGCTCGAGCTCGGCGTGCAGGGCAGCGGACTCTCCGGAGGGCAGGCGCAACGCGTCGCGGTCGCCCGCGCGCTCTACCGCCATTCCGCTCGACCGGACGTGGTGCTGGCCCTCGATGAGCCGTCCAGCGCCCTCGACCCCGACACCGAGGAACGGCTCTGGCAGTCGCTGCGGGCACGAGCGGATGCCGGGGCGACGATCCTCCTCGTGTCGCACCGCCGCTCGGCCCGGGCCATCGCCGACCGGGTCGTCGAGCTGGGGGTGATCGCATGA
- the cydC gene encoding thiol reductant ABC exporter subunit CydC has product MSADSARVRGILRLAQPPIRRFLPGLIWGFLSAGAAVSLLAVSGWLIVSASIVDSLVPLSIAVVGVRFFAVSRAVTRYLERLSGHDAALRQLASTRADMVRRLTPLSPAGLGRTDHGRVLSALVDDVENLQNLPLRVVQPLAVAGLVALGAVGFLAFVSVPAALTLALCLLIAAAAAVGLGWLFGSRAEAAVSRRRGDLSAALTDYFGALDVLLAYGAEPQARERVRNADAELRRAVGTASLAQAVAAGVVSAVAGAASVWALAVAAPGLQTGAIDGPWLAVAVLVPMVVFEVFGAVPIAAASWRSVRSSAERIVDVLPSDVPAELRTDDGEDAEIVGVPELRLRGVRAWWPGGSPALRGIDLDLRPGERVLVSGPSGAGKSSLAAALVGFLRVEGEYSVGGRDAALLSGAALRRTIGLCEQSPQLFDEDIRQNLLFARDSATDDDLLAVLDRVGLGAWVRERGGLDARVGDRGGLVSGGQAQRLALARALLRGFPVLVLDEPTAGVDPDASDALLRDLLQAAGEQSVLLISHFAPPVGTVDRVVRIEDGRTVAG; this is encoded by the coding sequence ATGAGCGCGGACTCCGCCCGGGTGCGTGGCATCCTGCGTCTGGCGCAGCCGCCGATCCGTCGCTTCCTCCCCGGCCTGATCTGGGGGTTCCTGTCGGCGGGTGCCGCGGTGAGCCTGCTCGCGGTCAGCGGCTGGCTGATCGTGAGCGCGTCGATCGTCGATTCCCTCGTGCCCCTGTCGATCGCGGTGGTCGGCGTGCGGTTCTTCGCGGTGTCGCGCGCGGTGACCAGGTATCTGGAACGGCTCAGCGGACACGATGCGGCGCTGCGTCAGCTCGCCTCGACCCGCGCCGACATGGTGCGGCGGCTGACGCCGCTCTCTCCGGCAGGTCTCGGCCGTACTGACCATGGCCGTGTCCTCTCGGCGCTCGTCGACGACGTCGAGAACCTGCAGAACCTTCCACTGCGCGTCGTGCAGCCGCTCGCGGTCGCCGGGCTGGTCGCGCTCGGCGCGGTCGGGTTCCTGGCGTTCGTGTCGGTGCCGGCCGCACTCACCCTCGCCCTGTGTCTGCTGATCGCTGCCGCCGCGGCCGTGGGCCTCGGCTGGCTGTTCGGGTCGCGCGCGGAAGCCGCGGTCTCGCGTCGGCGCGGCGATCTGTCGGCGGCGCTGACCGATTATTTCGGCGCACTGGATGTGCTGCTCGCCTACGGCGCAGAGCCGCAGGCGCGCGAGCGGGTGCGGAACGCGGATGCCGAGCTGCGCCGCGCGGTGGGCACGGCCTCCCTCGCGCAGGCCGTCGCCGCCGGCGTCGTCTCGGCTGTCGCCGGTGCCGCATCGGTGTGGGCGCTCGCCGTCGCCGCTCCCGGACTGCAGACCGGGGCGATCGACGGCCCCTGGCTCGCCGTCGCGGTGCTCGTGCCGATGGTCGTCTTCGAGGTGTTCGGGGCGGTGCCGATCGCCGCGGCATCCTGGCGGAGCGTGCGGTCGAGCGCCGAGCGGATCGTCGATGTCCTGCCCTCGGACGTTCCCGCCGAGCTGCGAACGGACGACGGGGAGGATGCCGAGATCGTCGGTGTGCCCGAGCTGCGCCTGCGCGGGGTGCGGGCGTGGTGGCCCGGCGGGTCACCCGCGCTGCGCGGAATCGACCTCGATCTGCGTCCCGGCGAACGGGTGCTCGTCTCGGGACCGAGCGGTGCCGGCAAGAGCTCTCTCGCGGCTGCGCTGGTGGGATTCCTGCGGGTCGAGGGGGAGTACTCGGTCGGCGGGCGGGATGCCGCCCTGCTGTCGGGGGCGGCGCTGCGCCGCACGATCGGCCTGTGCGAGCAGAGTCCGCAGCTGTTCGACGAGGACATTCGGCAGAACCTCCTCTTCGCCAGGGACAGTGCCACCGACGACGACCTGCTCGCCGTGCTCGACCGGGTCGGTCTCGGTGCCTGGGTGCGCGAACGCGGTGGTCTGGATGCCAGGGTCGGCGATCGCGGCGGTCTCGTCTCCGGCGGTCAGGCTCAGCGGCTTGCCCTGGCGCGGGCGCTGCTCAGAGGCTTCCCCGTGCTGGTGCTCGACGAGCCGACGGCGGGGGTCGATCCGGATGCATCCGATGCGCTGCTGCGGGATCTGCTGCAGGCCGCGGGGGAGCAGTCGGTGCTGCTGATCTCGCATTTCGCGCCGCCGGTGGGCACCGTCGACCGGGTCGTGCGGATCGAAGACGGTCGGACGGTGGCGGGATAG